AAAActacttttgtgtgtgtgtgtggttgtTGACTTGGAAATTACGACCTGAGATTATCACTAGACTCAACTGTTCTTTTgaccccctttttctttttcgtttgttttttaatctacttttgttttgtttttattacaatttttatttgcaGTCGCTTCCGCAGACGCCTAAATCGCCCGGTAGCATGGGAATCGAAGGCAGCACGAGTAGCAGCAGCTCCGAAACGGTGGATGACAGCGGTTCTGAGCCGGACAACTCACTCGTGTTCCAGgtatttttaaaggaaaacaagAACATTTTTTAAGAGGCAGAATAATTGACTCCaaagtttaaaacaaaaaaacataaacgATGTGCTAAAAGAGACTGAGAATGGAGACGAGCAACGAACAGCGGCGACCAGTTGTCCTAATacttcattcttttttcatctTGTGTGTTTGTTGTTTCCGCCCTGGGTAACAGGACAATAATTTAGTGTCTGGTCCGCTGGATGCGCTGCTGCAACATTTGGTGCCGACAGCCGAATACTACCCCGACAGGACGTACATCTTCGCCTTCTTACTCTCGTCCAGGCTATACATCAAACCGCACGCCCTGTTGGCTCAAGTTGTCCGACTGTGCATGCTCCAGCAAAACCTGGCCGACCAGAAACTCACGAAAGTACGTTAAATCCTTGGCCCACCGAAAGTTTAAAGGCTACTCTTTACGCTTGCCACAACAAAATAAATcgaatttattattttgcgAAAGAGATAGAGATAGAGAAaagccttttaaaaaaatatatatatatcctaAATTCGCTTACGGGATTacatttttccttttgctgacgtccttttctttttgtttaacgAACCAGGATAAGTTGGGAAGGTTTTGTCCGCACATGGTTCAACTCTTATCCGAGTGGATGGAAACATTTCCGTACGATTTTCGCGATGAGCGCGTCATGCAGCACGTCCGCCAGCTGACCCAGCGCTGCGTGGCCCTCGATCCATCGTTGAGACGGGACGTCTCGCAAATGTTGCATAACCTTCTGCACCGGCTGACGGCCCTTGAAAAATACGAAGAGTTTCTGGAGAAGATCAACACGGAGGCATCAGCTGCTCTCATAGATACCGTCAATGTGGTTAGTTATCCACTCAACGTAACAGCGCCTTAATTAATTTACCCATCCGCAACGCCATgacaattaatttttgtttgtttttcctttcaaaCATCAGTGCGACGTGACAGAAGTTTGTTCCAGTCCGCTGATTTTGTCACAGCAGCTGACACACATTGAACTAGAACGGTTGTCGTTCATTGGACCCGAAGAGTTCGTCCAGGCTTTTGCTAAAGAGAATCCCAACGTTGAAACGTCTTTCAAAGACATGAAAAAGACTCGCAATCTCGAATCGTACATCCAGTGGTTCAACAGACTCAGCTATTTTGTTGCCACCCAAGTGTGCTCGGTAAGGCCGTTTGCGCCCAGACTATATCGAATTTCTCACTTTCAATTACGTGGCTGTTCGGCGCTTCTTAATGTCCGTCTATCCGATTTCGTTTTAACGTGTATAGAATGTCAAGAAGAAGCAACGCGTCAAAGTCATTGAATATTGGATCGAAGTGGCTCGGGAATGTTTCAATATCGGCAATTTCAATTCACTGATGGCCATTATAGCCGGACTCAATATGTCGCCCGTTTCTCGACTCAAGAAAACGGTAAGATTTCATTGAAGTAAAAAGGGGACACCGTTTTGAAATTGAGATGGAATCttcttttggtttgtttttagTGGCACAAAGTGCAGTCGGCCAAGTTTTCAATTCTGGAGCATCAAATGGACCCATCTTCGAATTTCAGTAGCTACAGATCGACCCTGAAGGCAGCAATGTGGAGGTCTGCCGGTGCTAAAGACGAGCGTCAGCGTATTGTCGTCCCATTCTTTTCGCTCCTGGTCAAAGATCTCTATTTCCTCAATGAAGGATGCGCAAATCGGTATTGTGCCTTGTGTGAATTCTGTGGTAGTAACGATTTGTTAAtcgttattattttctttcatttcagGTTACCCAATGGTCATATAAATTTCgagaaattctggcagctaGCTAAACAAGTGACGGAATTCATGACGTGGAAACAGGTGACTTGTCCTTTTGAAAAACACCCCAAAGTCATTCACTATCTTCAAACGGGAACTATCCTCAGCGAAAACGGTTGGTCATAcctaaacatttaaaaatcccTCCTAAAGCAAATCTTAATTAATGTTGTGTGTGTAACAGGTATTGCTTTATCATCGTTTGATTGCGAACCACCGGAAAATTctcacgaaaaagaaagattcaAAGCTTTAAAGTGAGTTACAAGTCTAAGGACATGAAATATTAGTTAGTCTGAACAGTTCactaaaaaaaatgctttcaTATTTTCAGATTAGCCGCCATTCACGCATAATGTTGAATTAAGCGTCTGGTAGATGGCGTTGGCATTCCTGTTTTTCAAACCCCCACCCTCTCTGTTTGTATATTTTCCTCTCATGAGGAAACTTCTTTTGCAACCGAGACTTCCGCACTTCCATCtcgattcgttttttttttttgtcttattattattatcatttgttttttttggtttttttttgttaaaagtTTGGTCCATTCTAGTCAAGATGTGTCTGCTGTGCTCGCTTCCTGAACTTTTCCGGACAAAATTAAATTCCgccctcattttttttttttttctttttcgtttcatgTAAATAGTTTTGATTTCTTCCACCGtctatactatatatatacatagctCTATTATAATAAATATGATCACATCGAAATGTTTAGTACAGGGCCAGCAGTCCAACTCCCATCTCTTCTCTCCCTCGATTTTTGGAATCCTGAAACAATTTGAAGGTCTTCATCCCCTCTCTAGTCCTGTCTTCATTTCAACCATCCCCCTGAATCCATCATCATTGTAGTAATTATTCAACACATCCCACCTCATTGTAGACACACTGCAATCAGACAAAACATCATCGAGTTGTTACATCCATAATGAcctttcttttcctttgtttCCATCCGTATTTTCTTCTCACCcttatttttgttgctgtCGACATTTTGTGAAAATATTGGTGTTCCGGATATTTGTTCGTTTTGCGATCCATTTGGATCAATTGACATGTTGATGTTGTCGTTTTCTCCGTAAGAGGCGTTAcgtacgaaaaaaaacaaaaaacaaaatggagtcGGGCAGGGAACATTCAAAAACACACATGGTTGCATTCACATCTCAGATTTGTACATTCCTCCATTTTCtcttaatttttcatttctacaATTTTCACATTACATTctaccatttttcttttcttttttttttctcctcttttttgttgaagaaaaacaaatctgtcaacgtttttttgtttttcactttttggttctttttctATCTCATTTGCATGTTTTGCAACGAGCGCGTGTATTTGCTCTTCAAGGGAGGGTTTCggtcttttttaaaaatatgtgcATGCAATTTCTCACGTCGTGTGTGTGTCATTATTCGAAACACACTCTCTCACCAACCCACACTATGAAAAGTTAAATAAGAAGAAACgtataaacacacacacacttaaaATTATACATACATTATACTTGTGTACCTTTccctccgtttttttttcttttatctggTTTATAATATTAAATCAACGATGAATTACAAAAGATGATCCCCATTTGCCGCGAAattttcgtcttttgtttcatttgcaCGTGTGCTTTTTTTCAAAGGGGGGGGTGAGCAATGACGATTTAATACGAACGGTTTTATTGGACGAGACAAAACCAAAACATGCTAATGAAGGCCGGGGTTGGGAGagcaaaaatcaaaatgggACAACAAAAAGTGACGAGGAAGGTCATTTGAGTTGCTCCAGTCGAGGCACGAGCTCGTCcacaattttcatttattgttcGTGTCTCACAAAACTGCTTGCTATTCGTTATTATTTTtgcccaaaaataaaaacacaatgGAACTTTTCTCGACTTGTCACGGTGCTACTAACTGCCAGTGTTTTCCTGCTGACCGATGGCAACGTGTTGGACCCCTGAAGAACGACGAGATTTATTGCAGCAGCGGCCGAAAGAGCTTCACCACAACGAAACCAGGTAGAAATCAACAAGTCCATGTGTGGCCACGGCCTTTGAACTCGTTGGttattttctcctttccgtTAATGTATTCTCTATGATGATGCGTTCACACGTGGCTCTTGTGTTGCAATGGCACGAGTATTTTTCACTGCTGACTTCAGTACCCGTAAATTAGCAAGCATGACTCAGTTATGTTGATAGCCATGTCTTCCCTTTTTGTCGAAGCTGCCGGTTATTTTGAATGTGTGAGCATCCTGGAGTGAGTCGAATACAAAACACTGTAGCcataacctaaaaaaaaaaaatgagagaagCTCTTAACGGTCTCATGCAGGTTCCACGTTTCTCTTTCACACATCGTGCGCGCCCACGTTGCTCGTGGTGGTAGACGTTTGTTATTTATAGAGTCCTCGGCCTcttgtatttattattttcttttgctcaAGTCGTCAGTCGTGATGACGCCAAGCAGTTCAATTAATCTCGgcaattcttctttctttctttttccgaGGTATTCGTCTATGTATTTATTCATGTGTCGTAACCACGTGTGGGaagtcatcatcatcgtctggcaaaaaagggggggaggagCCATAAATATGTGGTGTGTGTGCATTTTGTCTGATCTACCGGTGACAACATTTTGACGAGCCAGGGAAAAAATGATTCTCTTTGTGAATATGTGCGCTCTTGTTGACACATGAGACGCAAGAAATTGGTATGGAAAAACTG
This genomic interval from Daphnia magna isolate NIES linkage group LG8, ASM2063170v1.1, whole genome shotgun sequence contains the following:
- the LOC116929400 gene encoding ras-GEF domain-containing family member 1B isoform X3, which encodes MAVYYYAKKIRQSSISGNVIIPPVSSSSAPSKTNSTPSALSAVPSVIAKSLPQTPKSPGSMGIEGSTSSSSSETVDDSGSEPDNSLVFQDNNLVSGPLDALLQHLVPTAEYYPDRTYIFAFLLSSRLYIKPHALLAQVVRLCMLQQNLADQKLTKDKLGRFCPHMVQLLSEWMETFPYDFRDERVMQHVRQLTQRCVALDPSLRRDVSQMLHNLLHRLTALEKYEEFLEKINTEASAALIDTVNVVSYPLNCDVTEVCSSPLILSQQLTHIELERLSFIGPEEFVQAFAKENPNVETSFKDMKKTRNLESYIQWFNRLSYFVATQVCSNVKKKQRVKVIEYWIEVARECFNIGNFNSLMAIIAGLNMSPVSRLKKTWHKVQSAKFSILEHQMDPSSNFSSYRSTLKAAMWRSAGAKDERQRIVVPFFSLLVKDLYFLNEGCANRLPNGHINFEKFWQLAKQVTEFMTWKQVTCPFEKHPKVIHYLQTGTILSENGIALSSFDCEPPENSHEKERFKALKLAAIHA
- the LOC116929400 gene encoding ras-GEF domain-containing family member 1B isoform X1, which encodes MRVIQMTTDGDVRAGDKKIEKPRDPDRTRDLFGVQLEVTSLLLEGERRKLSVLQRELRGALNREAGSLKAKERQQHELILAISRIQSQYDHLEQEYRQTCIGALRSSNTRGCGKSGRSQPAIGLRQTPKARPSIFGTVASELTPKDGSSRKSLPQTPKSPGSMGIEGSTSSSSSETVDDSGSEPDNSLVFQDNNLVSGPLDALLQHLVPTAEYYPDRTYIFAFLLSSRLYIKPHALLAQVVRLCMLQQNLADQKLTKDKLGRFCPHMVQLLSEWMETFPYDFRDERVMQHVRQLTQRCVALDPSLRRDVSQMLHNLLHRLTALEKYEEFLEKINTEASAALIDTVNVVSYPLNCDVTEVCSSPLILSQQLTHIELERLSFIGPEEFVQAFAKENPNVETSFKDMKKTRNLESYIQWFNRLSYFVATQVCSNVKKKQRVKVIEYWIEVARECFNIGNFNSLMAIIAGLNMSPVSRLKKTWHKVQSAKFSILEHQMDPSSNFSSYRSTLKAAMWRSAGAKDERQRIVVPFFSLLVKDLYFLNEGCANRLPNGHINFEKFWQLAKQVTEFMTWKQVTCPFEKHPKVIHYLQTGTILSENGIALSSFDCEPPENSHEKERFKALKLAAIHA
- the LOC116929400 gene encoding ras-GEF domain-containing family member 1B isoform X4, which produces MLLHSDPRCVICQRFSGANRQWFIKQRSLPQTPKSPGSMGIEGSTSSSSSETVDDSGSEPDNSLVFQDNNLVSGPLDALLQHLVPTAEYYPDRTYIFAFLLSSRLYIKPHALLAQVVRLCMLQQNLADQKLTKDKLGRFCPHMVQLLSEWMETFPYDFRDERVMQHVRQLTQRCVALDPSLRRDVSQMLHNLLHRLTALEKYEEFLEKINTEASAALIDTVNVVSYPLNCDVTEVCSSPLILSQQLTHIELERLSFIGPEEFVQAFAKENPNVETSFKDMKKTRNLESYIQWFNRLSYFVATQVCSNVKKKQRVKVIEYWIEVARECFNIGNFNSLMAIIAGLNMSPVSRLKKTWHKVQSAKFSILEHQMDPSSNFSSYRSTLKAAMWRSAGAKDERQRIVVPFFSLLVKDLYFLNEGCANRLPNGHINFEKFWQLAKQVTEFMTWKQVTCPFEKHPKVIHYLQTGTILSENGIALSSFDCEPPENSHEKERFKALKLAAIHA
- the LOC116929400 gene encoding ras-GEF domain-containing family member 1B isoform X2 is translated as MRVIQMTTDGDVRAGDKKIEKPRDPDRTRDLFGVQLEVTSLLLEGERRKLSVLQRELRGALNREAGSLKAKERQQHELILAISRIQSQYDHLEQEYRQTCIGALRSSNTRGCGKSGRSQPAIGLRQTPKARPSIFGTVASELTPKDGSSRKSLPQTPKSPGSMGIEGSTSSSSSETVDDSGSEPDNSLVFQDNNLVSGPLDALLQHLVPTAEYYPDRTYIFAFLLSSRLYIKPHALLAQVVRLCMLQQNLADQKLTKDKLGRFCPHMVQLLSEWMETFPYDFRDERVMQHVRQLTQRCVALDPSLRRDVSQMLHNLLHRLTALEKYEEFLEKINTEASAALIDTVNVCDVTEVCSSPLILSQQLTHIELERLSFIGPEEFVQAFAKENPNVETSFKDMKKTRNLESYIQWFNRLSYFVATQVCSNVKKKQRVKVIEYWIEVARECFNIGNFNSLMAIIAGLNMSPVSRLKKTWHKVQSAKFSILEHQMDPSSNFSSYRSTLKAAMWRSAGAKDERQRIVVPFFSLLVKDLYFLNEGCANRLPNGHINFEKFWQLAKQVTEFMTWKQVTCPFEKHPKVIHYLQTGTILSENGIALSSFDCEPPENSHEKERFKALKLAAIHA